In one Nicotiana tomentosiformis chromosome 6, ASM39032v3, whole genome shotgun sequence genomic region, the following are encoded:
- the LOC138894908 gene encoding uncharacterized protein: MDEEDAEKIAFTTPWGTYCYRVMPFGRKTPGATYMRAMTAIFHDMMHQEIEVYVDDVIIKSRTQEDHVRDLRKFFERLHMYDLKLNPTKCVFGVPSGKLLGFIVSRRADALATLASMLPYLGNVPIDPLKIQIRERHGYCNAIEMELDAQPWYHDIKKFLKTKEYPEQANGVQKRTIRRLASSFFLSGEVLYKRTSDLNLLRCVDTREAETIMNEVHSGVCRPHMNGYVLAKKIFRTGY; the protein is encoded by the exons atggatgaagaagacgCAGAAAAGATAGCTTTCACCACACCGTGGGGCACTTactgttatagggtcatgccattcggtcgAAAAACGCCGGGGGCAACCTACATGAGAGCTATGACTGCCATCTTCCATGATATGATGCACCAGGAAAttgaggtgtatgtggatgatgtgatcattaaatccAGAACGCAAGAAGACCATGTGCGAGATCTGAGGAAGTTCTTTGAGCGGCTGCATATGTATGATTTGAAACTGAACCCAACTAAATGTGTATTCggagttccatctgggaaacttctGGGGTTTATAGTCAGCCGAAGAG ctgATGCACTAGCTACCTTGGCCTCAATGCTACCGTACCTGGGAAATGTTCCTATTGACCCTCTGAAAATCCAAATTCGAGAAAGGCATGGTTATTGTAATGCAATTGAAATGGAACTAGATGCtcaaccatggtatcatgatatcaaaaagttttTGAAAACAAAGGAATATCCCGAGCAGGCCAATGGAGTTCAAAAGAGAACTATCAGAAGGCTTGCCAGTAGTTTCTTTTTGAGCGGAGAAGTTCTGTACAAGAGAACTTCGGATCTGAATCTTTTGAGGTGCGTAGACACCCGAGAAGCTGAAACGATCATGAATGAAGTGCATTCTGGAGTATGTaggcctcacatgaatggatatgtctTGGCAAAGAAAATTTTTCGGACAGGTTATTaa